In Tachysurus vachellii isolate PV-2020 chromosome 12, HZAU_Pvac_v1, whole genome shotgun sequence, the following are encoded in one genomic region:
- the LOC132854731 gene encoding E3 SUMO-protein ligase ZBED1-like, which yields MIQRQQRTSRLLWTAIAQDLGKRYANERETLCMASALDSRFKDLPFLSEMEIKETYSKMTDAVVAAIKKQQNQQDREVEETDQSKDVEDRLSDYEDGSASTSLQPIKRPRKSCALADLLGMVFATSENNMAPKSAHDTAASEIKRFREEKPLPLQENPLSWWKNMKLRTMSYPN from the exons ATGATACAAAGACAGCAAAGGACATCAAGGCTGCTGTGGACTGCTATAGCACAAGATCTGGGAAAGAGATATGCCAATGAGAGGGAGACACTGTGCATGGCATCAGCTCTGGATTCAAGGTTTAAGGATCTACCCTTTCTCTCTGAAATGGAGATCAAAGAGACCTACTCCAAAATGACGGATGCTGTGGTGGCTGCCATAAAGAAGCAACAGAAT CAGCAAGATAGAGAAGTAGAGGAGACTGACCAGTCAAAGGATGTTGAAGATCGCTTATCTGACTATGAAGATGGCTCTGCCTCCACCTCCCTGCAACCCATAAAGAGGCCAAGGAAATCATGTGCATTGGCTGACTTGCTTGGAATGGTATTTGCCACTTCTGAAAACAACATGGCACCAAAATCTGCACATGATACTGCTGCATCTGAGATTAAGAGGTTTAGAGAAGAAAAACCTTTGCCCCTCCAAGAAAACCCACTCAGTTGGTGGAAAAACATGAAGCTGCGTACCATGAGCTATCCAAACTAG